In one window of Streptomyces griseus subsp. griseus DNA:
- the npdG gene encoding NADPH-dependent F420 reductase: MTTQDSGSAPKPPAKDPWDLPDVSALSVGVLGGTGPQGRGLAYRLARAGQRVTLGSRDAGRAAEAAAELGHGVEGTDNAECARRSDIVIVAVPWDGHAKTLESLREELAGKLVIDCVNPLGFDKKGAYALKPEEGSAAEQAAALLPDSRVTAAFHHLSAVLLQDESIEEIDTDVLVLGEARADTDIVQALAGRIPGMRGIFAGRLRNAHQVESLVANLISVNRRYKAHAGLRTTDV; encoded by the coding sequence ATGACTACACAGGACAGCGGCAGCGCGCCCAAGCCCCCCGCCAAGGACCCCTGGGACCTCCCCGACGTCTCCGCCCTGAGCGTCGGCGTACTCGGCGGGACCGGCCCCCAGGGGCGCGGCCTCGCCTACCGGCTCGCCCGCGCCGGACAGCGGGTCACCCTCGGCTCCCGGGACGCCGGACGCGCCGCCGAGGCGGCCGCCGAGCTCGGCCACGGGGTCGAGGGCACGGACAACGCGGAGTGCGCCCGGCGCAGCGACATCGTGATCGTCGCCGTGCCGTGGGACGGTCACGCCAAGACCCTGGAGTCCCTGCGCGAGGAGCTGGCGGGCAAGCTCGTCATCGACTGCGTCAACCCGCTCGGCTTCGACAAGAAGGGCGCCTACGCCCTCAAGCCGGAGGAGGGCAGCGCCGCCGAGCAGGCCGCCGCCCTGCTGCCGGACTCCCGCGTCACCGCCGCCTTCCACCACCTCTCGGCGGTGCTGCTCCAGGACGAGTCCATCGAGGAGATCGACACCGACGTCCTGGTGCTGGGCGAGGCGCGGGCCGACACGGACATCGTGCAGGCGCTGGCGGGCCGCATCCCGGGGATGCGCGGCATCTTCGCGGGCCGGCTCCGCAACGCCCACCAGGTGGAGTCCCTGGTGGCGAACCTGATCTCGGTCAACCGCCGCTACAAGGCCCACGCCGGACTCCGTACCACCGACGTCTGA